The sequence cacgagcgtGCATTCCTCCTGCACATCCACACACTGACACGTGAACGTATACACGAAGAGAAGCCGGAGAAGACCAGCGAGCACACAAGAGGGTATACCAAACGGAAACTGAAAACCAGCAAGCAAAGCAGCCCTCGCGACTCCGCACGTAAGCTGCCTGTGGATGCAGTCGCTTGCTTAAGGGGCAGGAGGGGGTTTCTacagagagaaagcaaaAATAAAAGTGAAGGATGCGAGCGCTGCTGTGGATGATACCCatcaccctcccctcccctagGCTGCAGAGCCACTCAGGTACGGCGTATTACTGCCACTGCCCGATGACAGGGAAGGTGTGCGTGGttaagtgtgtgtgtgtggggtcAGGTGGGGGAAAGAAACCGACCCGGCAAAGGGCTTGAAACGTGCAGTGATGACCCGAGGGTGCCGTACAGGCGGAGAGTAGGGCGGGTACCGCAGACGCGACGCGGGAGACACAAGCAAGTAAAGAAGAAAACACGAGCAACGGTACTCAGATAAACATGAGCCACGTAAGCACAGATGCGGATGGAGAAGCGTATAGAAGGATCGAAAAAATAATCAACACCAACAAATAGGAAGCACCCATAGCGTGGAGGGGTAAGTGAGGGAGAGAATCGCGTGCCGAGGACAGCGAGGGGTGCGCCTGGCAGAGACACATGCAGAGCTACAAAAAGAAGCTGAGCGAAGCAGGATGACATATCATACACATGGAATCGACAGGATAGGTCACAAGCGTTAGCAGAAAAAGAAATATAATTTGCACCAACTATGGTTGCTGTCCGAGAGCTCTGCCTTCATGCACATGTTTGTGGGTGTGCGCTGGTGCCTGTCGGATAGGCTCGATGCCAGAACGAAACACCTGAAAGGCGAGCAGCAACGCACAGACATGAATGCTCAGCAACGAAGGAAGCAATAGGCCTTCAAGCGACAGCAACTCCAAGATAGAGAAAcagaggaggggaagcgATGTGCACATGAGCCCACTGCCAGCATGGGGGAGCGGCCGGAAGACGAAAAGCAAAACCAACCGACATGATAACGACGAGGAACAGGCACCATCGTATCCACACACGGATACCGACAcccacatccacacacagacgctcGGAACTTTTAGCGCGTCGCGTAATATCaaagagtgagagagggacCGTCCACAGCTGAGGgggaaaaaaaacagaggATCCTAACAGAGGCCCCTCATGTTCATTCAAGAAAGAAGAGCCCGCGTTTCGTTTCTGCGGAGCGCGATGTGCTGGGATTGATCAAGCAGATCAACGCAGAGTACCACCTCTCACCTCAACAACAGCAATGAAAACGGCAGACTACATATATAATACttacaaaaaaaagaaactacaaaaagaagagaatAGGCGAAGAAAAATCGCGAAACGAGCGCCAGACAGGCTGCTGGTGCGACATGAGCCTTCAGGGGAAAAAATAAGCACcacacataaacacacatatatattCATACATCTACgcatgcacatacacgcacgaaCGAAACAATATAAGAAGGCACACaacacaaacaacaaaaaatcAACCACCGCAAAACCACGTAAAGATGTATGCAACGGCCAAGCTACCCTGCACGCAAGTTTCCGTGCGTTCGTCTTTGCGGTTAGGCGTCTGTCCGCGTGCATATGtgggaggcgctgcgccgtcctTGCCCCGTGATGAGCAGCTACAGACAGGGATGACCCTGAAGTTTCCAAGAAGCCCTCCTACGTTCTGCAGCAAGAACAACACAACAAAACCTTAAGGGTGCCCCTTAGCAGCCAGTTAGCAACCACCAACTCTCCGGACATGcaacgcatgcacacataaTACGCCGAGCCTCAcctgcaaaaaaaaaatgcgagCCGGCTTTCCTCGTATCTGTCCACTAGGCCTCTTTCTTGACCGCCTCAGTTCGCTTGATCGCTTGagcagtgcgcgcgcgccagcacgAGGCTGTTCTCGTGTACGCGCTTGTCCAGGTACAGCTCCTTGAACAGCACCGCGAACAGCACGCAGTAGCTGCCATACATCAGCATGCCCATGCGCATACATGTTGGGTCGCTGTCACAGCCCCAGAACCGGTCAGACATGTCGAACGCGGGCACctgcgacgccagcgcgccaGTCGTCACGACGCTCTTCGCGTTGCAGTACGCGTGGTAGGCGTTGCTGAGCACCACCTCGAAGAGCTTGAAGAAGAGCGTGTTGCTGTACTCGGGGCCCAGCCAGTACTGGAAGTACGTGTACACGGTGATGTACATGCCAATGAAcatctgcagcacctgcagcagcgtgatCACCGGCGCGAAGGGGCGAATCGACTTGCGCAGCCCCATCATGACGAGGAAGTAGTAGAAGTACATGAAGGAGTGCACGAAGTAGTTCATGGCGCAGAAGACGATGccgctcggcattggcatGTACGACGACAGCCACACGTAGATGGCGGTGACGATGTGGTGGTACCAGTGCAGAAAGGAGACGggcttgcgctgcagcacgaggaAGAGCGTGTCGAGCAGCTCGGGTGTCTTGAGGTAGCCGAACATCGCAACAGCGAACGTGGAGGGGCCGTCGTAGAAGAGCTCTGCATCGCGTTGCTGAATGTCAGCCGGCGTGCGTTGCCACTTAAAGACGACACCGCGCTTCATGAGCCCCTGCTGGTGCGCATAAACAATGGCGGCGCGACGCGACACAAGGTTGTTATCACGACCGTCCGCGATGGGCAGCTCGCACATGGTGTTGTGTaaggtgcgcgtgcgcagcaggtaCGGAATTTGCATGGTGACCTGTATCGTGCCATAGGTGGAGACGACCGAGAGAAACAGGTTCCACGCTGCCACAAGGTAGCGGATAGGCAGCCGGATGCTGTGCCGCTCAATGTAGTCCGGCAGGTAGAAGACAACCAGCAGAAACGCGATCGTCGAGTACACTGGATAGTCGGGGTAGCTATCGAGGAAGTCGCGGCCGTGCTCGGACTTGAAGTTGCGCGGGTAGTCGTTTACCCAATCCCAGAATCCGCGAACTGTCTCCATGGTGACGTGGGCGCCAGCGTGTGTCCGCGGACGCGCGGAAGCTCACCAAATGAAGGTGAaggggctgcgtgcgcacagaTGGATGCAGCACTCGGCAAGGTTGCTGCAGTCAAGTGGTGCTCGCGActcgacacgcacacgcgatgGCAAGTGGAGAGAAGCCGTGCACGGAGAATGTCGCACTGTCGGAGAAAAAGATAGGTAGGTGCTGAACGGCGTTGACAcaccgaaaagaaaaaaagcaagcGAAGCGGGGAAGGGGTttggcgtgtgtgccggAGCGCGTGCACGAGCTACCACCACGACGACAAGGCCGGGAAACgtgaaaaacaaaaaaatgCATCGACATCCACATATACGCATGAgcgcagggagagagggagagattTGAGAGCGTTGGGGCTCCGCCACACCAAAGCAAAACCAACGCCAGGCCGGCGCACACACTGTCGCTCATCTGCGCACAGATGCACCCGCAGAGGAGCTTGAGGAAAGTCCCCGTTGAGCGGGATCGAGGCCCGTGTCATGAGCTGATTCGCCCTTTTCCCCCTCTTCGTTCGCGCTGGTCGGGTGACTTCGCGCGTAGATGAAGGCGACTGGACGGCTTTCGCACCGCTACTCTTTTCTCTACGCGAGACGGTGCATGAATGATTCTCTTtacacccccccccccgacgACTGCTGCATCGTGTCTTCTTGCAGTCTGACCGCTGCACAAGACACCTCGCAGATGCAGTGGCGCGCCGCTCCTTTTCGCTGACAGCGATGAACCACTGTTTGCCCACTATCGTGCGTGCCCAGCAATCCGGGGAAGCaggaaaaacaacaaaaacgaagccgccacgaccaccacgaTTAGCGACTGCATCAACTAGGGCATAGACACAGAGATGCAGGCGcgggcgcacgcacgtgcgcacatgcacaccgaGAGGGGGGCGGGCAAAAGAGGCTAAGCGTCAACATGACTACATGGGGAAAACGTGAAAAGAGGGGGGTGTGGATGAGAAGAAGGCTATGCACATGGATACCTCCTAACCTCGCGCCTGAAACGAAAAACGAAGCgccaaaacaacaacaggaGCGGCGCGCTCACTAGGAAGATGAACAATAACAAATGAATGAGCATAGAGGGTCGAAAGGGCACGAAGAAGAATAAAGGCCAGGCGTGTCTGCTGTGCGTCAGCGGCAACCTCCGTcagcgtgcctgtgtgcgaCGGAGGATGAGGGGagcgcggaggtggcgggccaaagtggagaggaggacgagggaaggaaaaaaaaagacgctcgcgtgcgcggc comes from Leishmania infantum JPCM5 genome chromosome 14 and encodes:
- a CDS encoding beta-ketoacyl-CoA synthase, translated to METVRGFWDWVNDYPRNFKSEHGRDFLDSYPDYPVYSTIAFLLVVFYLPDYIERHSIRLPIRYLVAAWNLFLSVVSTYGTIQVTMQIPYLLRTRTLHNTMCELPIADGRDNNLVSRRAAIVYAHQQGLMKRGVVFKWQRTPADIQQRDAELFYDGPSTFAVAMFGYLKTPELLDTLFLVLQRKPVSFLHWYHHIVTAIYVWLSSYMPMPSGIVFCAMNYFVHSFMYFYYFLVMMGLRKSIRPFAPVITLLQVLQMFIGMYITVYTYFQYWLGPEYSNTLFFKLFEVVLSNAYHAYCNAKSVVTTGALASQVPAFDMSDRFWGCDSDPTCMRMGMLMYGSYCVLFAVLFKELYLDKRVHENSLVLARAHCSSDQAN